GCGCGGCGAACTGCTGACCGTGCTCGGCCGCAGCGGCTGTGGCAAGACCACGCTGCTGCGCTTTATCGCCGGCTTTATCGAAGCGGACGGGTTGTCCGGCACGCTGACGGTGGCCGGTCACGACCTCACGCATGTTCCCCCGCACAAGCGCAATCTCGGGCTGCTGTTCCAGAGCTACGCGCTGTTTCCGCATTTGTCGGTATTCGACAATGTCGCGTTCGGGTTGCGCGCGCGGCGCGTGACGTCGAAGGAAATCGCGCGTCGCGTCGCCGATGCGCTGAAGCTCGTGCAGCTCGGCGATGCGGGGCATGTGATGCCCGCGCAACTGTCGGGCGGTATGCAGCAGCGCGTTGCGTTGGCGCGCGCGCTCGTGATCGAACCGGACGTGTTGCTGCTCGACGAGCCGTTGTCGGCGCTCGACGCCAATTTGCGCGCGTCGGTGCGCTCCGAACTGAAGGCGCTGCACGAGCGGCTGCCGAATCTGACGATTGTCTGCGTGACGCACGATCAGGACGATGCGCTCGTGCTGTCCGATCGCACGCTGCTGATGCGCGAAGGCCGCATCGCGCAGCTCGGCACGCCGCAGCAGTTGTACGACACGCCGGACGATGCGTTCGTCGCGCGGTATCTCGGCGCGGCGAATCTGCTGCCCGCGCATGTGGCGTTTCCGCTCGGCGATGCGCGCCATACGGAACGCGAGCGGGTTGCGTGTCTGCGGCCGGAGTCGCTGCGTATCATGCCGCTCGGGCAAGGGCAGCTGCATGGCACGATCGCGTCGGTCGAATGGTATGGCGCGGTGCTGTCGGTGTCGGTCGTGCTCGATGCGATGCCGA
The genomic region above belongs to Paraburkholderia edwinii and contains:
- the phnT gene encoding 2-aminoethylphosphonate ABC transport system ATP-binding subunit PhnT, which codes for MNTASLDHAGALDAGLESPGIARANAPDGVRIEHLTVRFGARTVLDDLSLTIERGELLTVLGRSGCGKTTLLRFIAGFIEADGLSGTLTVAGHDLTHVPPHKRNLGLLFQSYALFPHLSVFDNVAFGLRARRVTSKEIARRVADALKLVQLGDAGHVMPAQLSGGMQQRVALARALVIEPDVLLLDEPLSALDANLRASVRSELKALHERLPNLTIVCVTHDQDDALVLSDRTLLMREGRIAQLGTPQQLYDTPDDAFVARYLGAANLLPAHVAFPLGDARHTERERVACLRPESLRIMPLGQGQLHGTIASVEWYGAVLSVSVVLDAMPNEHVLVTMQRVSSMTPEKGARVSLHYETDDVVLIKP